The following coding sequences lie in one Caloenas nicobarica isolate bCalNic1 chromosome 17, bCalNic1.hap1, whole genome shotgun sequence genomic window:
- the LOC135995763 gene encoding LOW QUALITY PROTEIN: uroplakin-3b-like protein 1 (The sequence of the model RefSeq protein was modified relative to this genomic sequence to represent the inferred CDS: inserted 1 base in 1 codon), producing the protein MWALAAAGGSRGDAEPGRPHSCPRHPGAXTMLPLLLLLLATAHGLNTIRYTPTLASSSLGGLITASTFTLEQPRCVFSEDPGNPVIWLVVAVPEAVPTFNDSVEPGSPERAFQRFPGSAPAYMTLNITLLNYPCPKRPGDITVLRVGSETSCTEDGTRPTCNGPLPGPGPYRVKFISLNGSVPVEQTAWSEPITLRTAQPLSDIPAMGSGHSAGMIALTSILSILFAILLAGLVAMLVFWGSDTYGGSSTFSKPEAVTVRRYNTHHVYDQPAARL; encoded by the exons ATGTGGGCGCTGGCGGCCGCGGGCGGGTCCCGTGGGGACGCAGAGCCCGGCCGGCCCCACTCCTGCCCTCGGCACCCGGGCG CCACGAtgctcccgctgctgctgctgctcctggcgACGGCCCACGGTCTGA ACACGATCCGGTACACCCCGACCCTGGCCAGCTCCTCCCTGGGGGGCCTGATCACCGCCTCCACCTTCACACTGGAGCAGCCCCGCTGCGTCTTCTCAGAGGATCCAGGCAACCCCGTCATCTGGCTGGTGGTGGCCGTCCCCGAGG CCGTACCCACCTTCAATGACAGCGTGGAACCGGGGTCCCCCGAGCGGGCGTTCCAGAGGTTCCCCGGCAGCGCCCCCGCCTACATGACCCTCAACATCACCCTCCTCAACTACCCCTGCCCCAAGCGCCCCGGGGACATCACGGTGCTGCGTGTTGGCAGCGAGACGAGCTGCACcgaggatgggaccagacccACCTGCAATGGCCCCCTGCCCGGCCCGGGGCCGTACCG GGTGAAGTTCATCTCCCTGAATGGCTCCGTGCCCGTGGAGCAGACAGCCTGGTCAGAGCCCATCACCCTGAGGACAG ctcagccGCTCAGTGACATCCCTGCAATGGGCAGCGGGCACAGTGCTGGCATGATCGCCCTCACCTCCATCCTCTCCATCCTCTTCGCCATCCTGCTGGCCGGCCTGGTGGCCATGCTGGTCTTCTGGGG ctcgGACACCTACGGCGGCAGCAGCACCTTCAGCAAGCCGGAGGCGGTGACGGTTCGGCGGTACAACACCCACCACGTGTACGACCAGCCGGCCGCCCGGCTCTGA
- the LOC135995560 gene encoding ras GTPase-activating protein 4-like isoform X2: MARRSALSIRIVEGRNLPAKDITGSSDPYCIVKIDDEAIIRTATVWKTLSPFWGEEYEVHLQPTFHSVSIYVMDEDALSRDDVIGKVCITRDMLVEHPQGYSGWLSLSEVDPDEEVQGEIHLRVEVQGSQGGRRLLRCTVLEARDLARKDRNGASDPFVRLRYNGKAQESAVVKKSCYPRWNETFEFELAEPTEEKLCVEVWDWDLVGRNDFLGKVVFSVQGLEAAGQEEGWFRLRPDKSKPREDERRGSLGSLQLQVRLRDEMVLPSPCYQPLVQLLCQEVKSGRQDGQVHLVTLLDETTTAECRQEVAVNLVKLFLGQGLVKEYLDLLFELELAKPCEPNTLFRSNSLASKSMESFLKVTGMPYLHAVLGPTITRVFEEKKYVELDPGKVEIKDVGCSGLHRVQTEGEVIEQARQHLQSYLGELLDAIGRSALACPPVIRAVFRQLFHRVGERFPQHQHAKFVAITSFLCLRFFSPAIMTPKLFHLRETHADARTSRTLLLLAKAVQLVGNMEPAAGRAKETWLAPLLPALQQGIALMKDFITRLVGTEQEEEEEGEGQPLGPPTVVVKEGPLFVHKTRGKGPLLATAAKKLHFCLSGDTLSFGRSPGAERSGAIALGDILAAEKVEEKSFGSAHVMQVVYVDAGGQQETAYLQCKCVNELNQWLSALRKVCVNNPRVLRAYHPGVFRGDKWSCCHQRERTGPGCDRTHHGVTLQDWSDPLDPAMEAQRLFRHLLGLWETLREKYWELLEPEHAQNGPRGEGAPLPEGLSRLLGVLGDLERCHRLAQPPAPPAPALLQLQT, from the exons ATGGCTCGGCGGAGCGCGCTCTCCATCCGCATCGTGGAGGGCAGAAACCTGCCCGCTAAGGACAT CACAGGGAGCAGCGACCCGTACTGCATCGTGAAGATCGACGATGAGGCCATCATCAG GACTGCCACAGTGTGGAAGACGCTGTCCCCATTCTGGGGGGAGGAGTACGAGGTGCATCTCCAGCCCACCTTCCACAGCGTGTCCATCTACGTCATGGATGAGGATGCGCTCAG ccGCGATGACGTTATCGGGAAGGTCTGCATCACCCGGGACATGCTGGTGGAGCACCCCCAGG GCTACAGCGGCTGGCTGAGCCTCAGCGAGGTGGACCCCGACGAGGAGGTGCAGGGGGAGATCCATCTGCGGGTGGAGGTCCAGGGGAGCCAGGGCGGCCGGCGGCTGCTGCGCTGCACCGTGCTGGAAGCCAG GGATTTGGCCAGGAAGGACCGGAATGGTGCCTCTGACCCCTTCGTCCGCCTGCGCTACAATGGGAAGGCACAGGAGAGTGCT GTGGTCAAGAAATCCTGCTACCCCCGCTGGAATGAGACCTTCGAGTTCGAGCTGGCCGAGCCCACCGAGGAGAAGCTGTGCGTGGAGGTCTGGGACTGGGACCTTGTTGGCAGGAACGATTTCCTGGGCAAG GTGGTGTTCAGCGTCCAGGGGCTGGAGGCGGCCGGGCAGGAGGAGGGCTGGTTCAGGCTGCGGCCGGACAAGTCCAAGCCGAGGGAAGATGA GCGCCGAGGCAGTCTGGGCTCGCTGCAGCTTCAGGTGAGGCTGCGGGATGAGATGGTGCTGCCCTCCCCCTGCTACCAGCCCCTGGTCCAGCTCCTGTGCCAGGAGGTGAAGTCGGGGCGCCAG GACGGCCAAGTTCATCTGGTCACGCTCCTGGATGAAACCACCACGGCCGAGTGCCGGCAGGAGGTCGCCGTCAACTTGGTCAAACTCTTCCTGGGCCAAGGGCTGGTCAAGGAGTACCTGGACTTGCTCTTTGAGCTGGAGCTGGCCAAGCCCT GCGAGCCCAACACTTTGTTCCGGAGCAACTCCCTGGCCTCAAAATCAATGGAGTCGTTCCTAAAG GTGACAGGGATGCCATACCTGCACGCCGTCCTGGGACCCACCATCACCCGTGTGTTTGAGGAGAAGAAGTACGTGGAGCTGGACCCCGGCAAGGTGGAGATCAAAGATGTCGG GTGCTCAGGGCTGCACCGGGTACAGACGGAGGGTGAGGTGATTGAGCAGGCCCGTCAGCACCTCCAGTCCTACCTGGGTGAGCTGCTGGACGCCATCGGCAGATCAGCCCTGGCGTGTCCGCCCGTCATCCGCGCCGTGTTCCGGCAGCTCTTCCACCGCGTTGGGGAGCGCTTCCCCCAGCACCAG cacgCCAAGTTCGTGGCCATCACCAGCTTCCTCTGCCTCCGGTTCTTCTCGCCGGCCATCATGACCCCCAAGCTCTTCCACCTGCGGGAGACACACGCCGACGCACGTACCAGCcgcacgctgctgctgctggccaag GCCGTCCAGCTGGTGGGCAACATGGAGCCGGCGGCGGGACGGGCCAAGGAGACCTGGCTGGCCCCGCTGCTGCCCGCCCTGCAGCAGGGCATCGCCCTCATGAAGGACTTCATCACCCGGCTGGTGGGCACggagcaagaggaggaggaggaaggtgaggggCAGCCGCTGGGCCCCCCCACCGTGGTGGTGAAGGAGGGGCCGCTCTTCGTCCACAAGACGCGGGGCAAGGGGCCGCTGCTGGCCACCGCCGCCAAGAAGCTGCACTTCTGCCTCAGCGGGGACACCCTCAGCTTCGGCAGGAGCCCCGGCGCAGAG CGCAGCGGTGCCATCGCCCTGGGTGACATCCTGGCCGCCGagaaggtggaggagaagaGCTTTGGGAGCGCCCATGTCATGCAGGTGGTCTATGTCGATGCGGGCGGGCAGCAGGAGACGGCGTACCTCCAGTGCAAG TGCGTCAATGAGCTGAACCAGTGGCTGTCGGCGCTGCGCAAGGTGTGCGTCAACAACCCCCGCGTGCTCCGCGCCTACCACCCCGGCGTGTTCCGCGGCGACAAGtggagctgctgccaccagaGGGAAAGGACAG GGCCGGGCTGTGACCGGACCCACCACGGTGTCACGCTGCAGGACTGGAGCGACCCCCTGGACCCCGCCATGGAGGCTCAGCGCCTCTTCCGCCACCTCCTCGGCCTCTGGGAGACCCTCAG GGAAAAgtactgggagctgctggaaccTGAGCATGCCCAAAATGGCCCCAGGGGTGAAG GTGCCCCCCTGCCCGAGGGGCTGAGCCGGCtcttgggggtgctgggggaccTGGAGCGATGTCACCGCCTggcgcagcccccggcccccccggcccctgccctgctgcagctgcagacaTGA
- the LOC135995560 gene encoding ras GTPase-activating protein 4-like isoform X1, whose amino-acid sequence MARRSALSIRIVEGRNLPAKDITGSSDPYCIVKIDDEAIIRTATVWKTLSPFWGEEYEVHLQPTFHSVSIYVMDEDALSRDDVIGKVCITRDMLVEHPQGYSGWLSLSEVDPDEEVQGEIHLRVEVQGSQGGRRLLRCTVLEARDLARKDRNGASDPFVRLRYNGKAQESAVVKKSCYPRWNETFEFELAEPTEEKLCVEVWDWDLVGRNDFLGKVSPQIPSPLPGVCLAAYPTPPALPSQVVFSVQGLEAAGQEEGWFRLRPDKSKPREDERRGSLGSLQLQVRLRDEMVLPSPCYQPLVQLLCQEVKSGRQDGQVHLVTLLDETTTAECRQEVAVNLVKLFLGQGLVKEYLDLLFELELAKPCEPNTLFRSNSLASKSMESFLKVTGMPYLHAVLGPTITRVFEEKKYVELDPGKVEIKDVGCSGLHRVQTEGEVIEQARQHLQSYLGELLDAIGRSALACPPVIRAVFRQLFHRVGERFPQHQHAKFVAITSFLCLRFFSPAIMTPKLFHLRETHADARTSRTLLLLAKAVQLVGNMEPAAGRAKETWLAPLLPALQQGIALMKDFITRLVGTEQEEEEEGEGQPLGPPTVVVKEGPLFVHKTRGKGPLLATAAKKLHFCLSGDTLSFGRSPGAERSGAIALGDILAAEKVEEKSFGSAHVMQVVYVDAGGQQETAYLQCKCVNELNQWLSALRKVCVNNPRVLRAYHPGVFRGDKWSCCHQRERTGPGCDRTHHGVTLQDWSDPLDPAMEAQRLFRHLLGLWETLREKYWELLEPEHAQNGPRGEGAPLPEGLSRLLGVLGDLERCHRLAQPPAPPAPALLQLQT is encoded by the exons ATGGCTCGGCGGAGCGCGCTCTCCATCCGCATCGTGGAGGGCAGAAACCTGCCCGCTAAGGACAT CACAGGGAGCAGCGACCCGTACTGCATCGTGAAGATCGACGATGAGGCCATCATCAG GACTGCCACAGTGTGGAAGACGCTGTCCCCATTCTGGGGGGAGGAGTACGAGGTGCATCTCCAGCCCACCTTCCACAGCGTGTCCATCTACGTCATGGATGAGGATGCGCTCAG ccGCGATGACGTTATCGGGAAGGTCTGCATCACCCGGGACATGCTGGTGGAGCACCCCCAGG GCTACAGCGGCTGGCTGAGCCTCAGCGAGGTGGACCCCGACGAGGAGGTGCAGGGGGAGATCCATCTGCGGGTGGAGGTCCAGGGGAGCCAGGGCGGCCGGCGGCTGCTGCGCTGCACCGTGCTGGAAGCCAG GGATTTGGCCAGGAAGGACCGGAATGGTGCCTCTGACCCCTTCGTCCGCCTGCGCTACAATGGGAAGGCACAGGAGAGTGCT GTGGTCAAGAAATCCTGCTACCCCCGCTGGAATGAGACCTTCGAGTTCGAGCTGGCCGAGCCCACCGAGGAGAAGCTGTGCGTGGAGGTCTGGGACTGGGACCTTGTTGGCAGGAACGATTTCCTGGGCAAGGTGAGTCCCCAGATCCCGTCACCGCTGCCGGGGGTCTGCCTGGCTGCCTACCcgacccctcctgccctcccgtCCCAGGTGGTGTTCAGCGTCCAGGGGCTGGAGGCGGCCGGGCAGGAGGAGGGCTGGTTCAGGCTGCGGCCGGACAAGTCCAAGCCGAGGGAAGATGA GCGCCGAGGCAGTCTGGGCTCGCTGCAGCTTCAGGTGAGGCTGCGGGATGAGATGGTGCTGCCCTCCCCCTGCTACCAGCCCCTGGTCCAGCTCCTGTGCCAGGAGGTGAAGTCGGGGCGCCAG GACGGCCAAGTTCATCTGGTCACGCTCCTGGATGAAACCACCACGGCCGAGTGCCGGCAGGAGGTCGCCGTCAACTTGGTCAAACTCTTCCTGGGCCAAGGGCTGGTCAAGGAGTACCTGGACTTGCTCTTTGAGCTGGAGCTGGCCAAGCCCT GCGAGCCCAACACTTTGTTCCGGAGCAACTCCCTGGCCTCAAAATCAATGGAGTCGTTCCTAAAG GTGACAGGGATGCCATACCTGCACGCCGTCCTGGGACCCACCATCACCCGTGTGTTTGAGGAGAAGAAGTACGTGGAGCTGGACCCCGGCAAGGTGGAGATCAAAGATGTCGG GTGCTCAGGGCTGCACCGGGTACAGACGGAGGGTGAGGTGATTGAGCAGGCCCGTCAGCACCTCCAGTCCTACCTGGGTGAGCTGCTGGACGCCATCGGCAGATCAGCCCTGGCGTGTCCGCCCGTCATCCGCGCCGTGTTCCGGCAGCTCTTCCACCGCGTTGGGGAGCGCTTCCCCCAGCACCAG cacgCCAAGTTCGTGGCCATCACCAGCTTCCTCTGCCTCCGGTTCTTCTCGCCGGCCATCATGACCCCCAAGCTCTTCCACCTGCGGGAGACACACGCCGACGCACGTACCAGCcgcacgctgctgctgctggccaag GCCGTCCAGCTGGTGGGCAACATGGAGCCGGCGGCGGGACGGGCCAAGGAGACCTGGCTGGCCCCGCTGCTGCCCGCCCTGCAGCAGGGCATCGCCCTCATGAAGGACTTCATCACCCGGCTGGTGGGCACggagcaagaggaggaggaggaaggtgaggggCAGCCGCTGGGCCCCCCCACCGTGGTGGTGAAGGAGGGGCCGCTCTTCGTCCACAAGACGCGGGGCAAGGGGCCGCTGCTGGCCACCGCCGCCAAGAAGCTGCACTTCTGCCTCAGCGGGGACACCCTCAGCTTCGGCAGGAGCCCCGGCGCAGAG CGCAGCGGTGCCATCGCCCTGGGTGACATCCTGGCCGCCGagaaggtggaggagaagaGCTTTGGGAGCGCCCATGTCATGCAGGTGGTCTATGTCGATGCGGGCGGGCAGCAGGAGACGGCGTACCTCCAGTGCAAG TGCGTCAATGAGCTGAACCAGTGGCTGTCGGCGCTGCGCAAGGTGTGCGTCAACAACCCCCGCGTGCTCCGCGCCTACCACCCCGGCGTGTTCCGCGGCGACAAGtggagctgctgccaccagaGGGAAAGGACAG GGCCGGGCTGTGACCGGACCCACCACGGTGTCACGCTGCAGGACTGGAGCGACCCCCTGGACCCCGCCATGGAGGCTCAGCGCCTCTTCCGCCACCTCCTCGGCCTCTGGGAGACCCTCAG GGAAAAgtactgggagctgctggaaccTGAGCATGCCCAAAATGGCCCCAGGGGTGAAG GTGCCCCCCTGCCCGAGGGGCTGAGCCGGCtcttgggggtgctgggggaccTGGAGCGATGTCACCGCCTggcgcagcccccggcccccccggcccctgccctgctgcagctgcagacaTGA
- the POLR2J gene encoding DNA-directed RNA polymerase II subunit RPB11-a translates to MNAPPAFESFLLFEGEKKITINKDTKVPNACLFTINKEDHTLGNIIKSQLLKDPQVLFAGYKVPHPLEHKIIIRVQTTPDYSPQEAFTNAITDLISELSLLEERFRVAIKDKQEGIE, encoded by the exons atgAACGCGCCTCCGGCCTTCGAGTCCTTCCTCCTCTTCGAGGGCGAGAAGAA GATCACCATCAACAAGGACACGAAGGTGCCCAACGCCTGCCTGTTCACCATCAACAAGGAGGACCACACGCTGGGGAACATCATCAAGTC GCAGTTACTGAAAGACCCCCAGGTGTTATTTGCAGGGTACAAGGTCCCGCACCCGCTGGAACACAAAATCATCATCCGCGTCCAAACCACCCCCGATTACAGCCCCCAGGAAGCTTTCACCAACGCCATCACCGACCTCATCAGCGAGCTCTCCCTCCTTGAGGAGAGGTTCAGG GTTGCCATCAAAGACAAGCAAGAAGGAATTGAGTAA
- the LRWD1 gene encoding leucine-rich repeat and WD repeat-containing protein 1, whose protein sequence is MSKITTELLLERAVPRSTRLRKIETLNLSKLQLKTGDLDPRLFSRLRHLQKLDLSDNLLDKFPNSLTLPDLRVLNCSNNKLEDVTALKQFPLLEELTYENNVYLTLNDDYKVMFLLQNLRLLNGKDITKLANHVRRVNSRKLTSKVTAHWEKFFRDQLPEKYTAEQVKSVKKKFLKSVQTNVVYGPSSLSEFTRWRVKMIAEEFLAQSLGLELSTDTEPEEKMDENEEETTESPREAAEDVGQVTVTPSKRKRNNSKAGSGNKRSKSQANTEEEAVVNPQKSSHVQDDPAPDTPRTSNQPAKEATPEQGAEGTHKNGEQFPKGQSNRRSSQLTGEQKSQEENNGVVSLTPVKISKGKEDVSAEPLHFLQCHSKGNSREDFKTQLWSCVFEPLLDCGARKDPIVSSSRTVATCGGESVCLIDCETGTVLKKYKVATEEFFSVAWTTLTMVIGDGQKKSHNILAAAGRRGIVKLIHVAADFCYGEIKAHKKPIATVCFGPTRETHLFTASYDKRIALWDIGIPDCDYNFKASQLLVLEVLSIPLRIALVPTCPDQYLLAGCESGCFAWNIKLDKEQKSRPFEAIFQFPDEDGAMTTSHRVDGLAFLNDDVIVSKSSKPGCIYVWSWSRSFDAKGKGCQRTVSAVILAELEWSATDMSYLTLSTCPAKEYVFCGDEKGSVWMYNLSNYTTAWNSAKGKRSDKRIPPAQILKWPELRANGEQLTEILINNVVSDPTFSYLVVLTSVNITAIWKKS, encoded by the exons atgtcaaaaattaCTACAGAACTTCTTTTAGAAAGAGCAGTTCCAAGATCTACGAGGCTCCGAAAGATCGAGACGCTGAA CCTGTCCAAGCTACAGTTGAAGACTGGAGACTTAGACCCGCGTTTGTTTTCCCGTCTGAGGCATCTGCAGAAACTGGATCTCTCTGATAATTTACTGGACAAATTTCCCAACAGTCTAACCTTGCCTGATCTGCGTGTCCTAAACTGCAGTAACAACAAACTGGAAGATGTAACTGCTCTGAAACAGTTCCCTCTGCTCGAGGAGCTAACCTACGAGAACAATGTGTACTTGACG CTCAATGATGACTATAAAGTAATGTTTCTTTTGCAAAACCTTCGGCTACTCAATGGCAAGGACATAACCAAACTGGCTAATCATGTGAGGCGTGTCAATAGTCGTAAGCTCACCAGCAAG GTTACTGCTCACTGGGAAAAATTCTTCCGTGACCAACTTCCTGAGAAATACACAGCTGAGCAAGTGAAGTCCGTCAAGAAAAAGTTCCTGAAGTCAGTACAAACCAATGTAGTGTATGGACCCAGCTCACTCAGTGAATTCACCCGCTGGCGG GTGAAAATGATTGCAGAAGAGTTTCTGGCACAGTCACTGGGTCTGGAGTTAAGCACAGATACTGAACCGGAGGAGAAGATGGATGAGAATGAGGAAGAAACCACAGAAAGCCCCAGGGAAGCTGCAGAGGATGTGGGTCAG GTCACAGTAACACccagcaagaggaaaagaaacaattcaAAAGCAGGCTCTGGAAACAAGCGGTCCAAGTCGCAGGCAAACACCGAGGAGGAGGCTGTAGTTAATCCCCAGAAGTCCAGTCACGTGCAGGACGACCCAGCTCCTGATACACCGAGAACATCAAACCAGCCAGCCAAAGAGGCAACACCAGAGCAGGGAGCTGAAGGGACACATAAGAATGGAGAGCAGTTTCCCAAGGGGCAAAGCAACAGAAGGTCCAGCCAGCTGACAGGGGAACAGAAAAGCCAGGAGGAGAACAATGGGGTTGTTAGCTTGACCCCAGTGAAGATCTCCAAGGGCAAG GAGGATGTCAGTGCAGAGCcattgcattttcttcagtgtcACAGTAAAGGCAACAGCCGCGAGGATTTTAAAACGCAGCTCTGGTCCTGTGTCTTCGAGCCATTGCTAGACTGTGGAGCCAGGAAAG ATCCCATTGTGAGCTCCTCCAGAACTGTGGCAACGTGTGGAGGGGAATCCGTCTGTCTGATTGATTGTGAGACGGGGACAGTGCTGAAAAAGTATAAGGTGGCGACAGAG GAGTTTTTCAGTGTTGCATGGACAACCCTCACAATGGTAATCGGCGACGGCCAGAAAAAATCTCATAATAtcttggctgctgctgggaggagagggatCGTCAAACTGATTCACGTGGCGGCTGACTTCTGCTACGGAGAGATAAAGGCTCATAAAAAGCCCATTGCTACTGTCTGCTTCGGCCCAACTCGAGAAACTCACCTCTTCA CTGCATCCTATGACAAGCGAATTGCACTCTGGGATATTGGGATTCCAGACTGTGACTACAATTTCAAAGCAAG ccagctgctggtgctggaggtGCTCTCCATCCCCTTACGGATTGCCCTCGTCCCTACCTGCCCAGATCAGTACTTGCTGGCTGGCTGTGAAAGCGGCTGCTTTGCCTGGAATATAAAACTGGATAAGGAGCAAAAAAGCAG GCCTTTTGAAGCCATATTCCAGTTTCCCGATGAGGACGGAGCCATGACAACATCTCACAGGGTTGACGGTTTGGCTTTTCTGAATGATGATGTCATCG TTTCCAAGAGCTCTAAACCAGGCTGCATCTACGTGTGGAGCTGGAGTCGCTCTTTTGACGCGAAGGGGAAAGGATGTCAGCGAACGGTGTCTGCGGTTATTCTAGCTGAGCTGGAGTGGTCCGCAACAGACATGTCCTACCTGACGCTCAGCACCTGCCCAG CAAAAGAATATGTGTTCTGTGGTGATGAGAAGGGAAGTGTGTGGATGTACAACCTGTCAAACTACACCACAGCGTGGAACTCTGCAAAGGGAAAACGTTCAGACAAGAGGATCCCGCCTGCACAG ATTCTCAAGTGGCCAGAGCTTCGAGCGAATGGGGAGCAGCTGACTGAAATCTTAATAAACAATGTGGTGTCAGACCCCACTTTCAGTTACCTTGTTGTTCTAACTAGTGTGAACATAACAGCAATTTGGAAGAAGTCATAG
- the ALKBH4 gene encoding alpha-ketoglutarate-dependent dioxygenase alkB homolog 4 isoform X1, producing the protein MEAAGGGGGPGCGCKGIRSCLLCEGPAQAAPPPQGEDNFTYCPATGLAKGNERSEFAGWAFPFPGVFLTEEFISEDEESEIVELMDRDDWKPSQSGRKKQDYGPKVNFKKQRLKAGSFTGLPSFSKKIVAQMKACSVLGGFLPVEQCNLDYMPERGSAIDPHFDDWWLWGERLVSLNLLSKTVLSMSCDSEDSIQLFPTFSKENGELSPPGSLTQTSACKNSGEEGINCVLSPRLVPSKEVTVAIHLPQRSLVVLYGDARYKWKHAIYRKHIEHRRICVTFRELSAEFSAGGTQEDLGKELLEIALSFQGRPV; encoded by the exons ATggaggcggcgggcggcggcggagggcCGGGCTGCGGCTGCAAGGGGATCcgctcctgcctgctctgcgAGGGGCCCGCGCAGGCCGCTCCGCCCCCGCAG GGAGAAGATAATTTCACTTACTGTCCAGCAACAGGCCTAGCTAAAGGAAATGAGCGCTCGGAATTTGCTGGCTGGGCGTTTCCATTTCCAGGAGTGTTTCTGACGGAGGAGTTCATTAGTGAAGATGAAGAGTCAGAGATAGTTGAACTGATGGATCGGGATGACTGGAAACCATCACAGTCTGGCCGAAAAAAACAG GACTATGGACCTAAAGTGAACTTCAAGAAACAAAGGCTGAAAGCTGGCAGCTTTACTGGTTTGCCAAGTTTTAGTAAAAAGATTGTAGCACAAATGAAGGCCTGCTCAGTACTAGGCGGTTTCTTACCTGTTGAACAATGTAATCTGGACTACATGCCAGAAAGAGGTTCTGCCATCGACCCACATTTTGATGACTGGTGGCTTTGGGGAGAGCGTCTGGTTAGCTTAAACTTGCTCTCAAAAACCGTGCTATCCATGTCTTGTGATTCAGAGGACAGTATCCAATTATTTCCCactttcagcaaagaaaatgggGAATTAAGTCCCCCTGGATCTCTTACACAGACGTCAGCGTGCAAAAATTCAGGCGAAGAGGGAATCAACTGTGTTTTATCCCCAAGGCTTGTTCCAAGTAAAGAGGTGACTGTTGCCATTCACCTACCCCAACGGTCTCTGGTGGTGCTGTACGGTGACGCACGGTACAAGTGGAAACACGCGATTTACCGCAAGCACATAGAGCATCGCCGAATCTGTGTCACGTTCAGGGAGCTGTCTGCAGAGTTCAGCGCCGGAGGAACgcaggaggacctgggtaaaGAACTGCTAGAAATAGCTCTTTCGTTTCAAGGAAGACCAGTGTGA
- the ALKBH4 gene encoding alpha-ketoglutarate-dependent dioxygenase alkB homolog 4 isoform X2: MSTRILYGRFSCCNVKVTGGEDNFTYCPATGLAKGNERSEFAGWAFPFPGVFLTEEFISEDEESEIVELMDRDDWKPSQSGRKKQDYGPKVNFKKQRLKAGSFTGLPSFSKKIVAQMKACSVLGGFLPVEQCNLDYMPERGSAIDPHFDDWWLWGERLVSLNLLSKTVLSMSCDSEDSIQLFPTFSKENGELSPPGSLTQTSACKNSGEEGINCVLSPRLVPSKEVTVAIHLPQRSLVVLYGDARYKWKHAIYRKHIEHRRICVTFRELSAEFSAGGTQEDLGKELLEIALSFQGRPV, translated from the exons ATGTCTACAAGAATCCTGTACGGACGGTTTTCATGCTGCAACGTCAAGGTCACGGGG GGAGAAGATAATTTCACTTACTGTCCAGCAACAGGCCTAGCTAAAGGAAATGAGCGCTCGGAATTTGCTGGCTGGGCGTTTCCATTTCCAGGAGTGTTTCTGACGGAGGAGTTCATTAGTGAAGATGAAGAGTCAGAGATAGTTGAACTGATGGATCGGGATGACTGGAAACCATCACAGTCTGGCCGAAAAAAACAG GACTATGGACCTAAAGTGAACTTCAAGAAACAAAGGCTGAAAGCTGGCAGCTTTACTGGTTTGCCAAGTTTTAGTAAAAAGATTGTAGCACAAATGAAGGCCTGCTCAGTACTAGGCGGTTTCTTACCTGTTGAACAATGTAATCTGGACTACATGCCAGAAAGAGGTTCTGCCATCGACCCACATTTTGATGACTGGTGGCTTTGGGGAGAGCGTCTGGTTAGCTTAAACTTGCTCTCAAAAACCGTGCTATCCATGTCTTGTGATTCAGAGGACAGTATCCAATTATTTCCCactttcagcaaagaaaatgggGAATTAAGTCCCCCTGGATCTCTTACACAGACGTCAGCGTGCAAAAATTCAGGCGAAGAGGGAATCAACTGTGTTTTATCCCCAAGGCTTGTTCCAAGTAAAGAGGTGACTGTTGCCATTCACCTACCCCAACGGTCTCTGGTGGTGCTGTACGGTGACGCACGGTACAAGTGGAAACACGCGATTTACCGCAAGCACATAGAGCATCGCCGAATCTGTGTCACGTTCAGGGAGCTGTCTGCAGAGTTCAGCGCCGGAGGAACgcaggaggacctgggtaaaGAACTGCTAGAAATAGCTCTTTCGTTTCAAGGAAGACCAGTGTGA